Proteins from a single region of Psychrobacter cryohalolentis K5:
- a CDS encoding glycosyltransferase family 4 protein → MKIVIIGTVASSFYGFRSELIKTLRAKQHTVYAFTSEYSQSDLKRIEELGAIPVTYQLNRGGLNPLADIIATYALSKKIKSIAPDIVFSYFSKPVIFGTLAAKIAKVPRIIGMLEGLGYTFTEQPNQVSKKSQAIKAAQVFLYKIALPRLDKIIFLNPDDPKDLLKEYSIEVKQVEVLGGIGLNLENYPYSGAYPTQPTFIFVARLLAEKGIHHYISAAKIVKSKYPEAKFIVLGAIDKEALGALKDFELKQFVEDGIIEHPGHVNDVSKWIAKSSVFVLPSYYREGVPRSTQEAMAIGRAVITTDVPGCRETVIDGVSGFLIEKWNPQALAEKVIYFIEHPEQIKKMGYESYKIAQEKFDADKVNKRLIAMLGL, encoded by the coding sequence ATGAAAATAGTCATCATTGGTACAGTGGCATCAAGTTTTTATGGATTCAGATCTGAATTGATCAAAACCTTGCGAGCAAAACAACATACGGTTTATGCTTTTACCTCAGAATATAGCCAAAGCGACCTTAAGCGAATTGAAGAGCTAGGCGCTATACCTGTTACCTATCAGCTAAATCGTGGAGGTCTGAACCCTTTAGCAGATATAATAGCGACCTACGCCTTATCCAAAAAAATTAAAAGCATAGCACCAGATATTGTGTTTTCTTATTTCTCTAAACCTGTAATCTTTGGAACGCTCGCGGCAAAAATAGCTAAGGTACCGCGTATTATAGGTATGCTTGAAGGACTAGGCTATACCTTTACTGAACAGCCTAATCAGGTAAGTAAGAAATCTCAGGCCATTAAAGCAGCTCAAGTCTTTCTTTATAAAATAGCCTTGCCGAGACTAGATAAAATTATATTCTTAAATCCTGATGATCCTAAAGATTTGTTGAAGGAGTATTCTATAGAGGTTAAACAAGTAGAGGTTTTAGGAGGAATAGGTTTAAATTTAGAAAACTATCCTTATTCGGGTGCTTATCCTACACAGCCAACCTTTATATTTGTAGCAAGGTTGCTGGCGGAAAAAGGTATTCATCACTATATATCAGCAGCTAAAATCGTAAAAAGTAAATACCCAGAAGCTAAGTTTATTGTATTAGGTGCTATAGATAAAGAAGCTCTAGGAGCATTAAAAGATTTTGAATTAAAGCAGTTTGTAGAAGATGGCATTATTGAGCATCCAGGTCATGTTAATGATGTGTCAAAGTGGATTGCTAAGTCTAGCGTCTTTGTACTACCTTCTTATTATCGCGAAGGGGTGCCACGCAGCACGCAAGAAGCTATGGCGATCGGACGAGCAGTTATCACCACAGATGTTCCTGGCTGTCGTGAGACAGTTATTGATGGCGTCAGTGGCTTCTTAATAGAGAAATGGAATCCGCAAGCATTAGCAGAAAAGGTGATTTATTTTATAGAGCACCCTGAACAGATTAAAAAGATGGGCTATGAGAGTTATAAAATAGCGCAAGAGAAATTCGATGCAGATAAAGTAAATAAACGATTGATAGCTATGTTGGGTTTATAA
- a CDS encoding acetyltransferase, with product MSKVFAVYGASGCGRSLMPVANEQLRILEGDTDSQIVFIDDALDDNITVNGYTAMNYTKFKSIKNDDKFVLIAIANSSIRQKIADKLVKDGISLWTVQGMTTLIMDEVSIDAGAALSPFVTIAANVTIGKCFHANLYSYVEHDCIIGDYVTFAPRVSCNGNIHIHDHAYIGTGAVIKQGTPDKPLIIGKGAIVGMGAVVTKEVPAGAVVIGNPARLLNK from the coding sequence ATGAGTAAAGTATTTGCCGTCTATGGTGCCTCAGGCTGTGGTCGTAGTTTAATGCCAGTAGCCAATGAGCAATTGCGTATATTAGAAGGTGATACAGATAGCCAAATCGTGTTTATTGACGATGCATTAGATGACAATATTACTGTCAACGGCTATACTGCGATGAATTATACAAAATTTAAAAGTATAAAAAATGATGATAAATTTGTCCTTATAGCCATTGCTAATAGTAGTATTCGTCAAAAAATTGCAGATAAATTGGTTAAAGATGGTATTTCACTGTGGACAGTGCAGGGAATGACTACTTTAATTATGGATGAAGTCAGTATAGATGCCGGTGCTGCACTTAGCCCGTTCGTCACTATCGCAGCCAATGTCACTATTGGCAAATGCTTCCACGCTAATCTATATAGCTATGTCGAACATGATTGCATTATTGGCGATTATGTCACCTTTGCCCCACGCGTCAGTTGCAATGGCAATATTCATATCCATGATCATGCCTATATCGGCACAGGAGCAGTCATCAAGCAAGGCACGCCTGATAAGCCATTAATTATTGGTAAAGGTGCCATTGTAGGGATGGGTGCGGTAGTGACCAAAGAGGTCCCAGCTGGGGCAGTCGTGATTGGCAATCCTGCAAGGCTCCTGAATAAATAA
- a CDS encoding sugar transferase — protein MIKRLFDITAATTALVVLSPVYAITAYKVKQNLGSPVLFRQTRPGLDGKPFEMIKFRTMKDATDSEGNPLPDSERLTDFGKALRNSSLDELPELWNVVKGDMSLVGPRPLLMEYLPLYSKEQARRHNVRPGITGYAQVNGRNAIGWDKKFELDTWYIDNQSLWLDIKILLKTVKKVVIKDGISADGEATMSKFTGSQNQSALESSYE, from the coding sequence ATGATAAAACGCCTTTTCGATATCACCGCCGCTACTACTGCTTTAGTTGTTTTATCTCCGGTATATGCTATCACCGCTTATAAAGTTAAACAAAATTTAGGCTCGCCAGTATTGTTTCGGCAGACGCGTCCGGGTTTAGACGGTAAGCCGTTTGAGATGATTAAGTTCCGCACCATGAAAGACGCCACAGATAGCGAAGGCAATCCACTGCCTGATAGTGAGCGCTTGACTGATTTTGGTAAAGCACTACGCAATAGTAGTCTCGATGAATTGCCTGAGCTTTGGAATGTCGTTAAAGGTGATATGAGCTTAGTCGGACCACGGCCATTATTGATGGAATACCTGCCGCTATACAGTAAAGAACAAGCACGTCGTCATAATGTACGCCCTGGTATTACCGGCTACGCGCAAGTGAATGGTCGTAATGCCATCGGTTGGGATAAGAAGTTTGAGCTCGATACGTGGTATATAGATAACCAATCATTATGGTTAGATATTAAAATATTGCTTAAGACAGTAAAAAAAGTAGTCATTAAAGATGGTATTAGTGCTGACGGTGAAGCGACTATGAGTAAGTTCACTGGTTCTCAAAATCAGTCAGCTTTAGAAAGTAGCTATGAGTAA